One Edaphobacter lichenicola DNA window includes the following coding sequences:
- a CDS encoding TonB-dependent receptor, whose protein sequence is MHTSKWRVIFALFVVVFVCSSTVLWSQSAGNAGTVVGTVTDATGAIVPGATVSIENPVSGYSRVTTTDSSGHYQFTNLPLNPYHVVVSLTGFASSTQDVQVRSFVPITVKTSLTIGTTSTVVNVTGSDLVESDSTFHTDVDRGLFDKLPLESQSSSLSSLVTLSSPGVAADSNGLFHGLGDHASNSFSVDGQPITDQQSKVFSNQIPSNSIQSIEVISGAPPAEFGGKTSLVIQVTTRSGLGVKKPTGSVTTSYGSFGSATGGVDLSYGGDNWGNFIEVDGLDTGRFLDPPEFAVFHDKGNEINVFDRIDRQLSAVDSVHLNLNYSRSWFQTPNAFDNLNVQNVISGGAGANPVFENVGNTDQRSKIGTFDIAPTYTRTIGANSVFNFGPYIRKDQYNYYPSGNPLADLGPIQNQSIAQTRSLTNAGVHTDLSYVKGINNIKIGANYSQTFLRESDRLGIVNSAFNSPCVDGNGVSQPGFTDPSQCAAAGLVSNDPSIGGSFNSVLLPYDLTRGGGQFNFIGHTDVKELALYAEDQIKAGNWLFNVGIRGDLYNGLTTARQAEPRVGLAYSVKQTNTVLRLSYARTLETPFNENLVLSSQGCLNEVLSPLLLCTPGVSGNLQPGFRNEFHAGLQQAFGKNLVISGDYIWKYTHNAFDFSVLGNTPITFPIDWHNSKIPGFALRADVPNFHNLSAFVVMSSVAARFFPPQTAGAGATVGGSGFPFRIDHDERYNQTTHVQYQIPGKRSPWVGFNWRFDSGLTAGSVPCYNVTDPNSRCNPANGGPSITINGQPGIDLSGLTPDQQFQAGLTCNGVKATPFVGIPGNQCLASELTSKLVSIPAPGTENDDKHPPRIAERSLFDASIGQDNLFNGDKNKWSLRLTGVNITNKYALYNFLSTFSGTHYVTPRALTAELGFHF, encoded by the coding sequence ATGCACACGTCGAAATGGCGCGTCATCTTCGCATTATTTGTAGTTGTCTTTGTTTGCAGTAGTACGGTTTTGTGGTCGCAGTCTGCCGGGAATGCCGGCACTGTGGTTGGTACGGTAACGGATGCGACGGGTGCTATTGTGCCGGGCGCCACGGTGTCGATCGAGAATCCGGTGAGCGGATATAGCCGGGTAACTACGACGGATAGTTCGGGGCACTATCAGTTCACGAACCTGCCGCTGAATCCTTATCACGTTGTGGTTTCGTTGACGGGGTTTGCGTCTTCGACTCAGGATGTTCAGGTCAGGTCGTTTGTGCCGATTACGGTGAAGACCAGTCTGACTATCGGGACAACTTCGACGGTTGTGAATGTGACGGGCAGCGATCTGGTGGAGAGCGATTCAACGTTCCATACGGATGTGGACCGCGGCCTGTTCGACAAACTGCCGCTGGAGAGCCAGTCTTCTTCGCTTAGCTCGCTGGTGACTTTGTCGTCGCCGGGTGTGGCTGCGGATTCGAATGGTCTGTTTCATGGGCTGGGCGACCATGCTTCGAACTCTTTTTCGGTTGATGGCCAGCCGATTACGGATCAGCAGAGCAAGGTGTTTTCGAACCAGATTCCTTCGAACTCGATTCAGTCGATTGAGGTGATCTCGGGAGCGCCTCCTGCGGAGTTTGGCGGTAAGACGAGCCTTGTCATCCAGGTGACTACGCGGTCGGGACTTGGGGTGAAGAAACCGACTGGGAGTGTGACGACCTCGTATGGAAGCTTCGGATCGGCGACTGGTGGAGTTGATCTAAGTTATGGTGGGGATAACTGGGGGAACTTTATTGAGGTCGATGGTCTGGATACTGGCCGCTTTCTCGATCCTCCGGAGTTCGCGGTCTTTCACGACAAGGGAAACGAGATTAATGTGTTCGACCGGATCGACCGTCAGCTTTCTGCTGTGGATTCGGTTCACCTGAATTTGAATTACAGTCGTTCGTGGTTTCAGACGCCGAATGCTTTTGACAACCTGAATGTGCAGAACGTGATTAGCGGAGGGGCGGGAGCGAATCCTGTCTTCGAGAATGTAGGGAATACCGATCAACGCTCGAAGATCGGGACGTTTGATATTGCTCCGACGTATACGCGCACGATTGGGGCTAATTCGGTCTTCAACTTCGGCCCGTATATTCGCAAGGACCAGTATAACTACTATCCGAGCGGGAATCCGCTGGCTGATCTTGGACCGATACAGAACCAAAGCATAGCTCAAACGCGTTCGCTCACAAATGCTGGAGTTCATACCGATCTCTCGTATGTAAAGGGAATCAATAACATCAAGATCGGGGCGAACTACTCGCAGACATTTCTGCGGGAGAGTGACAGGCTGGGAATCGTCAACTCGGCCTTCAACTCGCCATGCGTCGATGGCAATGGGGTGTCCCAGCCAGGGTTCACGGATCCATCGCAATGTGCTGCGGCGGGACTGGTGTCGAACGATCCTTCGATTGGCGGCAGCTTCAATTCGGTTTTGTTGCCTTACGATTTGACTCGTGGGGGCGGCCAGTTCAACTTTATTGGACACACCGATGTGAAGGAACTGGCCCTGTATGCTGAGGACCAGATCAAGGCGGGAAACTGGCTGTTCAATGTGGGCATTCGGGGAGACTTGTATAACGGGTTGACGACTGCGCGTCAGGCTGAGCCGCGTGTGGGGCTCGCTTATAGTGTGAAGCAGACGAACACGGTGCTGCGTCTTTCTTACGCGAGAACGCTGGAGACTCCGTTCAACGAGAACCTGGTGTTGTCGAGCCAGGGATGTTTGAACGAGGTTCTATCTCCGCTGCTGCTTTGCACTCCTGGGGTTTCAGGCAATCTGCAGCCCGGCTTTCGTAACGAGTTCCATGCCGGACTGCAGCAGGCGTTTGGCAAGAACCTTGTAATCAGCGGGGACTACATCTGGAAGTACACGCATAACGCTTTCGACTTCAGCGTGCTGGGCAATACACCCATCACGTTTCCTATTGACTGGCATAACTCCAAGATCCCGGGTTTCGCGTTGCGGGCGGACGTGCCGAACTTCCATAACTTGTCGGCGTTCGTTGTGATGTCGTCGGTCGCGGCCCGCTTCTTTCCGCCGCAGACAGCGGGCGCAGGCGCTACTGTTGGCGGCAGCGGATTTCCTTTCCGTATCGACCACGACGAGCGCTACAACCAGACGACGCATGTCCAGTACCAGATACCTGGCAAGCGCAGCCCGTGGGTTGGATTCAACTGGCGGTTCGACAGCGGTCTGACGGCTGGTTCGGTGCCGTGCTACAACGTGACGGATCCGAATAGCCGATGCAATCCAGCTAACGGGGGGCCGTCGATTACGATTAACGGACAGCCTGGGATCGATCTGAGCGGCTTGACGCCGGATCAGCAGTTTCAGGCTGGGCTTACCTGCAATGGAGTGAAGGCGACTCCGTTTGTAGGTATCCCTGGGAATCAGTGTCTGGCTTCAGAGCTTACGTCCAAGCTGGTTTCGATTCCTGCACCTGGAACGGAGAATGACGATAAGCATCCGCCGCGTATCGCTGAGCGCAGCCTGTTCGACGCTTCGATTGGGCAGGATAATCTGTTCAACGGCGATAAGAACAAGTGGAGCCTTCGTTTGACGGGTGTGAACATCACGAACAAATATGCGCTCTACAACTTCCTCTCGACGTTCAGCGGTACGCACTATGTGACGCCGCGTGCTTTGACGGCAGAGCTTGGCTTCCACTTCTAA
- a CDS encoding ABC transporter ATP-binding protein, giving the protein MKDPVKAESPWRDRIRALQNMPAVLRILWQSGRAVVTWGLFLRLVVAMLPFGIAKIAAYILNDIAEVIRGHALAANFWHLVAAEVVLNVSLGLITRAIDYSDSLLANRYTQYVSVRVMEQAARLDLTTYEDPVFYDRLERARVQATDRLAMIQQLGRLVTQIITTLAFSAALAFASPWLVLLLALGVLPSFLGETHYAFLGYAKNFRQTPAKRQMDYLRQVAGSREGAKEVKLFGLNKFFTNRFQALADQIYLEDVTLSRSKLIVGGLLGVIGTLGYYGAYVYVIWRTLHGAYNIGQFGFLTTAIQQASSNLQQVFSTASGIADQALFLTDLIAFFDMKPTVISNPDGHPAPAKIQRGFEFRNVSFTYPGTNRTVLKNFNLTLSPGERIALIGENGQGKTTVVKLITRLYDPTEGEILLDGIDLREYNLEDLHRNIGVIFQDFMRFEMTARENIAVGRVDQPYQDSDIEVAAHKSLADTVVDKLAGGYDQMLGRRFEGGVELSGGEWQKIALARAYLRDAQLLILDEPTAALDARSELEVFERFAELTLGKMALLISHRFSTVRMADRIVVLAGGRLIEEGNHQQLIEKNGLYASMFEMQAASYR; this is encoded by the coding sequence TTGAAAGACCCTGTGAAAGCTGAGAGTCCATGGCGGGATCGAATCCGCGCCCTGCAAAACATGCCCGCAGTCCTGCGCATCCTCTGGCAGTCAGGACGTGCCGTCGTAACGTGGGGCTTGTTCCTGCGCCTCGTCGTCGCCATGCTTCCGTTCGGTATCGCGAAGATAGCCGCATACATCCTGAATGACATCGCAGAGGTTATCCGCGGCCACGCTCTAGCCGCCAACTTCTGGCACCTCGTCGCCGCCGAAGTCGTCCTCAACGTCTCCCTCGGCCTCATCACCCGAGCCATCGACTACTCCGACTCACTCCTCGCCAATCGATACACTCAGTACGTCAGCGTCCGGGTCATGGAGCAGGCCGCACGTCTCGACCTCACCACCTACGAAGATCCCGTCTTCTACGACCGCCTCGAACGCGCCCGCGTGCAGGCCACCGATCGCCTCGCGATGATCCAGCAGCTAGGCCGTCTGGTCACCCAGATCATCACCACTCTGGCATTTTCGGCAGCCCTGGCGTTTGCCTCTCCGTGGCTTGTCCTCCTGCTCGCACTCGGCGTTCTTCCCTCCTTCCTCGGCGAAACCCACTACGCCTTCCTCGGCTACGCAAAGAACTTCCGCCAGACCCCCGCCAAGCGTCAGATGGACTATCTCCGGCAGGTCGCCGGCAGCCGCGAAGGCGCCAAAGAAGTAAAGCTCTTCGGCCTGAACAAGTTCTTCACCAACAGATTTCAAGCGTTAGCCGATCAGATCTACCTCGAAGACGTCACCCTCTCCCGATCCAAACTCATCGTCGGCGGCCTGCTCGGCGTCATCGGCACGCTCGGCTACTACGGAGCCTACGTCTACGTCATCTGGCGCACCCTTCACGGCGCCTACAATATCGGCCAGTTCGGATTCCTCACCACCGCCATCCAACAGGCCAGCTCGAATCTCCAGCAGGTATTCTCCACTGCCTCTGGAATCGCCGACCAGGCTCTCTTCCTCACCGACCTCATCGCCTTCTTCGACATGAAGCCAACCGTTATCTCCAACCCCGACGGGCATCCCGCCCCCGCCAAGATCCAACGCGGCTTCGAGTTCCGCAACGTCTCCTTCACCTATCCAGGCACCAACCGAACCGTCCTCAAAAACTTCAACCTCACCCTCTCGCCCGGAGAAAGAATCGCGCTCATCGGCGAAAACGGCCAGGGAAAGACCACCGTCGTCAAACTCATCACCCGCCTCTACGATCCCACCGAAGGCGAGATCCTGCTCGACGGGATCGACCTCCGCGAGTACAACCTCGAAGATCTCCACCGCAACATTGGAGTCATCTTTCAGGACTTCATGCGCTTCGAGATGACCGCGCGAGAAAACATCGCAGTAGGCCGCGTCGATCAGCCTTATCAGGACAGTGACATCGAGGTCGCCGCCCATAAAAGCCTCGCCGACACCGTAGTCGACAAACTCGCCGGCGGCTATGATCAGATGCTCGGTCGACGCTTCGAAGGAGGCGTCGAACTCTCCGGCGGAGAGTGGCAGAAGATTGCCCTCGCCCGCGCCTATCTCCGCGACGCCCAACTCCTCATCCTCGACGAGCCCACCGCCGCCCTCGACGCACGCAGCGAACTCGAGGTCTTCGAGCGCTTCGCCGAGCTGACCCTGGGAAAGATGGCCCTGCTCATCTCCCACCGCTTCTCCACCGTACGCATGGCCGACCGCATCGTCGTCCTCGCCGGCGGCCGGCTCATCGAAGAGGGCAACCATCAACAACTCATAGAAAAAAATGGACTCTATGCGAGCATGTTTGAGATGCAGGCCGCAAGCTACAGGTAA
- a CDS encoding glucoamylase family protein yields MAPSSENPVTAEHALPPTAPAPEMPTAGLPEKPSVSDAELRACADAMSRQWEMVPASTKSDGLSKRLESLKQRLTEVLRTCKKTASIHELTPELELLESTRMLESALIAGDNTAESFASLPHVRVDKDSELPRAINLTEGYLVAARGIWSDESLTVYVNQAQQRDALLLEEITVLPQALKLAQLEYILDRAEEALAAGPLPPIEQSPFSAILHSMRRLNQFEWRNVLEPLIAFDSILREDPAAVFARMEDETRHTYHMRVAELAHYADASEVETAQIALNLARNAAVTSDPDPRLALRTRHIGYYLFAEGLPELHRRIGYHPPPIERIRSFLRRFNEDFYILGIFTLSCLLIVAIIAPLVPHHAFWPVMVALLLALLPATQGGVDLINNTVTALMHAESLPKIDLSKGVPDDAITLVVVPTLLLNEIQVRELFDELEARYLSNQDPNIHFGLLTDLPDTKARPLDEDSNPLAQLAADCVDHLNAKYPRTKGGAFFLFHRYRVFNSRQGVWMGWERKRGKLLDLNKFLLNEFDSFPLKAGPLEALHHVRYVITLDSDTQLPRGTAARMVGTMAHPLNQAIVNPRLRIVTQGYGILQPRVGVSVASASRSRLASLYSGETGFDIYTRAVSDVYQDLFGEGIFAGKGIYEVAVLHEVLDRRFPRNALLSHDLIEGSYARAGLVTDIEIIDDYPSHYSAHTRRKHRWVRGDWQIARWLFSDVPDESGKSVPNPINTISRWKIFDNLRRSLVEPVTFLLFLLGWFVLPGGALYWTIAGLVLLLLPVLVQLGFNLGRALLKLSFVGAREGVLTFATSFGFTMLNLTFLPHHMFLAIDAIVRSLSRTLVSGKHMLEWETAAQAESGGKSRTPLDIYLQLSPVAAVLIAVALAFHSLWSLIAAAPVLVLWAIAPLVAIWLNSPPSREEGPLTAEDTHFLQQQALHIWRYFHDFGDEKNHWLIPDNVEEQNTVQIRKLSPTNLGMLFNARQAAYEFGFLTLPAFAQATLGTLTTYDRLEKQRGHIYNWYDIETLRPILPHIVSAVDSGNLSASLYTLRTGALDLLKRPILNPETFAGLKQMQQTPVKTTITLTPAEPPATAIRSHLRSIAKQASPASDATSNQDRNQWFANEISNHLAALSLFAEQYTPWLLPKFESLFTPPQLVGSEHKTIPTLLDAAEYVTELESQLTGTSRDLPKDSALAAAAAELLALLPATQQRLAQLKSDITTIASEAERHADAMEYGFLLVEARQLLSIGYDGITHELYSSCYDLLASEARIASFIAVAKGDIPQQSWFRLDRSHVLVNGRAALLSWTGTMFEYMMPSLWMRTFPDTLIARSLESAVRIQKDHVHNIPWGISESGFSKKDPHGRYSYQAWGIPKLALKYGAEDGPVISPYSSFLALALLRKDSIANLRRMAAMDWMGAYGFYEAADYTQGNQPELVRSWMAHHQGMCLLAVTNLLKNNIVQEWFHGTPRVRAAELLLHEKALSKETLKDLEKISKLQATE; encoded by the coding sequence ATGGCACCGTCTTCAGAGAATCCTGTCACCGCAGAACACGCTCTGCCGCCCACTGCTCCGGCACCGGAGATGCCGACTGCGGGCCTTCCCGAAAAACCCTCCGTCTCTGACGCAGAACTGAGAGCGTGTGCCGATGCCATGAGCCGCCAGTGGGAGATGGTGCCAGCCAGCACCAAATCGGACGGCCTCTCGAAACGACTCGAAAGCCTGAAGCAGCGTCTTACCGAAGTCCTTCGCACCTGCAAAAAAACCGCCTCCATCCACGAGCTCACTCCAGAGCTCGAACTCCTCGAGAGCACCCGCATGCTCGAGTCCGCGCTCATCGCTGGAGACAACACCGCCGAAAGCTTCGCCTCCCTTCCCCACGTCCGCGTAGACAAAGACAGCGAACTGCCGCGAGCCATCAATCTCACCGAGGGATACCTCGTCGCAGCCCGCGGCATCTGGTCCGACGAGTCCCTCACCGTCTACGTCAACCAAGCCCAGCAACGCGATGCGCTCCTCCTCGAAGAGATCACAGTCCTCCCGCAAGCCCTCAAGCTCGCACAACTCGAATACATCCTCGACCGTGCCGAAGAAGCCTTAGCCGCCGGCCCGCTCCCACCCATTGAGCAGTCTCCCTTCTCCGCAATCCTCCACAGCATGCGCCGCCTCAACCAGTTCGAGTGGCGCAACGTCCTCGAACCCCTCATCGCCTTCGACTCCATCCTCCGCGAAGACCCCGCCGCCGTCTTCGCCCGCATGGAGGACGAAACTCGCCACACCTATCACATGCGTGTGGCAGAGCTCGCCCACTACGCCGACGCCAGCGAAGTAGAGACCGCCCAGATCGCCCTCAACCTCGCACGCAATGCCGCAGTAACCTCCGACCCCGATCCTCGCCTCGCTCTGCGCACCCGCCACATCGGCTACTATCTCTTCGCCGAAGGCCTCCCCGAGCTTCACCGCCGCATCGGATACCACCCTCCTCCCATCGAACGCATCCGCAGCTTCCTCCGCCGCTTCAACGAGGACTTCTACATCCTCGGCATCTTCACCCTCTCATGTCTCCTCATCGTCGCCATCATCGCCCCGCTGGTCCCGCATCACGCCTTCTGGCCGGTCATGGTAGCGCTCCTGCTCGCGCTTCTTCCCGCAACCCAGGGCGGCGTAGACCTCATCAACAACACCGTCACCGCGCTCATGCACGCGGAGTCTCTCCCCAAGATCGATCTCTCCAAAGGAGTCCCCGACGACGCCATCACCCTCGTCGTCGTCCCCACCCTCCTCCTCAACGAGATCCAGGTCCGCGAGCTCTTCGACGAACTCGAAGCCCGCTACCTCTCCAACCAGGATCCCAACATCCACTTCGGCCTCCTCACCGATCTGCCCGACACCAAGGCCCGCCCCCTCGACGAAGACTCCAACCCCCTCGCGCAACTTGCGGCGGACTGCGTCGATCATCTCAATGCGAAGTACCCCCGCACCAAAGGCGGAGCCTTCTTCCTCTTCCACCGCTACCGCGTCTTCAACTCCCGTCAAGGCGTCTGGATGGGATGGGAGCGCAAGCGCGGCAAGCTCCTCGACCTCAACAAATTTCTGCTCAACGAGTTCGACAGCTTCCCTCTAAAGGCCGGCCCACTCGAAGCTCTACACCACGTCCGTTACGTCATCACCCTCGACTCCGACACCCAACTCCCTCGCGGCACCGCGGCCCGCATGGTCGGCACCATGGCCCACCCGCTCAACCAGGCCATCGTCAACCCGCGCCTCCGCATCGTCACCCAGGGCTACGGCATCCTCCAGCCACGCGTCGGTGTCAGCGTCGCCTCGGCCTCGCGCTCCCGCCTCGCCTCCCTCTACTCCGGCGAAACCGGCTTCGACATCTACACCCGCGCCGTCTCCGATGTCTATCAGGACCTCTTCGGCGAAGGCATCTTCGCCGGCAAAGGCATCTACGAGGTCGCCGTTCTCCACGAAGTCCTCGATCGCCGCTTCCCCCGCAACGCTCTCCTCTCGCACGACCTCATCGAAGGCTCCTACGCCCGCGCCGGCCTCGTCACCGACATCGAAATCATCGACGACTACCCCTCGCACTACTCCGCCCACACCCGCCGCAAGCATCGCTGGGTCCGCGGCGACTGGCAGATCGCCCGCTGGCTCTTCTCCGACGTGCCCGACGAATCCGGCAAATCCGTCCCCAACCCCATCAACACCATCTCGCGCTGGAAGATCTTCGACAACCTCCGCCGCAGCCTCGTCGAACCCGTAACCTTCCTCCTCTTTCTCCTCGGCTGGTTCGTCCTCCCCGGCGGCGCACTCTACTGGACCATCGCCGGCCTGGTCCTTCTGCTTCTCCCAGTCCTCGTGCAACTCGGCTTCAACCTCGGCCGAGCCCTGCTTAAACTCAGCTTCGTCGGCGCGCGCGAGGGCGTCCTCACCTTCGCCACCTCCTTCGGCTTCACCATGCTGAACCTCACCTTCCTCCCGCATCACATGTTCCTCGCCATCGACGCCATCGTCCGCTCTCTGAGCCGAACCCTGGTATCTGGCAAACACATGCTCGAGTGGGAGACCGCCGCCCAGGCCGAATCCGGCGGCAAGTCCCGAACCCCGCTCGACATCTACCTTCAACTCTCTCCCGTCGCCGCCGTACTGATAGCGGTCGCGCTAGCCTTCCACAGCCTCTGGTCTCTCATCGCTGCCGCACCAGTGCTCGTTCTCTGGGCCATCGCGCCTCTGGTAGCCATCTGGCTCAACTCACCACCAAGTCGCGAAGAAGGCCCGCTCACCGCGGAAGACACTCACTTCCTGCAGCAGCAAGCCCTCCACATCTGGCGCTACTTCCACGACTTCGGCGACGAAAAAAATCACTGGCTCATCCCCGACAACGTCGAAGAGCAGAACACCGTCCAGATCAGAAAGCTCTCCCCCACAAACCTCGGCATGCTCTTCAACGCTCGCCAGGCCGCATACGAGTTCGGCTTCCTCACCCTTCCAGCGTTCGCCCAGGCCACCCTCGGAACCCTCACCACTTACGACCGCCTCGAAAAGCAGCGCGGCCACATCTACAACTGGTACGACATCGAAACCCTGCGCCCCATCCTGCCCCACATCGTCTCCGCAGTCGACAGCGGCAATCTTTCCGCCTCGCTCTACACGCTGCGCACCGGTGCCCTCGATCTCCTCAAGCGTCCCATCCTCAACCCAGAGACCTTCGCCGGCCTGAAACAAATGCAGCAAACACCAGTCAAGACGACCATCACCCTAACGCCAGCGGAACCTCCAGCAACCGCAATCCGATCTCATCTCCGGTCCATCGCTAAACAAGCCAGCCCCGCAAGCGACGCCACTTCCAATCAGGATCGCAACCAATGGTTCGCCAACGAGATCTCCAACCATCTCGCTGCGTTATCTCTCTTCGCCGAGCAGTACACTCCCTGGCTTCTTCCCAAGTTCGAATCTCTCTTCACCCCGCCTCAACTTGTCGGCTCCGAACACAAGACAATTCCAACCCTCCTCGACGCAGCCGAATACGTAACAGAATTGGAATCACAACTTACCGGCACATCGCGCGACCTGCCAAAAGACTCCGCGCTCGCCGCCGCCGCCGCCGAGTTGTTGGCCCTTCTCCCCGCCACCCAGCAACGCCTCGCGCAACTCAAATCCGACATCACAACCATCGCCAGCGAAGCAGAGCGCCACGCCGACGCTATGGAGTACGGCTTCCTCCTCGTCGAAGCCCGCCAACTCCTCTCCATCGGCTACGACGGCATCACCCACGAGCTCTACTCCTCCTGCTACGACCTCCTCGCCTCAGAGGCCCGCATCGCCTCCTTCATCGCCGTAGCCAAAGGCGACATCCCCCAGCAGTCCTGGTTCCGCCTCGACCGCTCTCACGTCCTCGTCAACGGACGCGCCGCTCTCCTCTCCTGGACAGGAACCATGTTCGAGTACATGATGCCGTCCCTCTGGATGCGCACCTTCCCCGACACCCTCATCGCGCGCTCCCTAGAGTCCGCCGTTCGCATTCAAAAGGACCACGTCCACAACATCCCCTGGGGAATCTCCGAATCCGGCTTCTCCAAAAAAGATCCTCACGGCCGATACAGCTACCAGGCCTGGGGAATTCCAAAACTCGCCTTGAAGTACGGAGCCGAAGATGGTCCCGTCATCTCGCCCTACTCCAGCTTCCTCGCCCTCGCTCTTCTTCGCAAAGACTCCATCGCGAATCTTCGTCGCATGGCAGCGATGGATTGGATGGGAGCCTATGGCTTCTACGAAGCAGCCGACTACACCCAGGGCAATCAGCCCGAGCTGGTTCGCTCCTGGATGGCCCATCACCAGGGCATGTGCCTTCTCGCTGTTACCAACCTGCTAAAGAACAACATCGTGCAGGAGTGGTTCCACGGCACTCCCCGCGTCCGCGCAGCAGAACTCCTCCTTCACGAAAAAGCCCTCAGCAAGGAAACCCTTAAGGATCTGGAAAAAATATCGAAGTTACAGGCAACCGAATAG
- a CDS encoding 30S ribosomal protein S1, which translates to MSNPSVPEHPSFDATESGEVPEFTELAPESTESFDAILSEYEETHSRRSGEGGKQIAGTVVAVSADSVFVDIGYKTEGVLPLALFQSAGETVEPGGKLLVSVKGRNEEGYYELSRMRVEQPKDWSALEQAFAEKSVIVGTVTGVVKGGLTVDVGVRAFMPGSRSGARDAAEMEKLVGQEIRCRIIKLDVAEEDLVVDRRAVAEEEDRSTKERRFGEISEGDVVSGTVRSLMDYGAFVDIGGVDGLLHISDIAWARVEKPAEVLTVGQQIEAKVLKVEAAGKRISLGMKQLMAHPWDAVAGKYVAGERVRGAVTRVTDFGAFVELEPGVEGMVHVSEMSWVKKVRKPGDLVKPGDVVEVMILGVSAAERRMSLGLKQTLGDPWVDAAEKFVVGSQVEGPVVSFTKFGAFVQLTEGVEGMIHVSEISAEKRIERPQDVLRVGQVVKAKLLDFDREKRQIKLSMKQLVPTGLDEYIAEHAQGDVVTGRLIEVSGDHGTVELGEGIRSRARLVAEAAVKEEAKSTGADLSSISSMLAARWKNGPSAAEAKAEPVRAGQVRSFRITLLDREMKKVEVQLV; encoded by the coding sequence ATGTCAAACCCCAGCGTTCCAGAGCACCCATCTTTTGATGCCACCGAGTCTGGCGAAGTCCCTGAGTTCACAGAGTTGGCCCCTGAGTCTACAGAGTCGTTCGACGCGATTTTGTCGGAGTATGAAGAGACGCACTCGCGCCGGTCGGGTGAGGGCGGCAAGCAGATAGCGGGAACGGTGGTCGCGGTGTCGGCTGATTCGGTGTTTGTCGATATTGGGTACAAGACTGAGGGTGTGTTGCCGCTGGCTCTGTTTCAGAGCGCGGGCGAGACGGTGGAGCCGGGCGGCAAGCTGCTGGTTTCGGTGAAAGGGCGCAACGAGGAGGGGTACTACGAGCTGTCGCGGATGCGGGTGGAGCAGCCGAAGGATTGGAGCGCGCTGGAGCAGGCGTTCGCGGAGAAGTCGGTGATTGTGGGGACGGTGACGGGCGTGGTGAAGGGCGGCCTGACGGTGGATGTGGGGGTGAGGGCGTTTATGCCGGGGTCGCGGAGTGGGGCGCGCGATGCGGCGGAGATGGAGAAGCTGGTGGGGCAGGAGATTCGCTGCCGGATCATCAAGCTGGATGTGGCGGAGGAGGATCTGGTTGTCGATCGGCGGGCGGTGGCGGAGGAGGAAGATCGCTCGACCAAGGAGCGGCGGTTTGGGGAGATCAGTGAGGGAGATGTGGTTTCGGGGACGGTGCGGAGCCTGATGGACTATGGCGCGTTTGTTGATATTGGTGGAGTGGATGGGCTGCTGCATATCAGCGACATTGCGTGGGCTCGGGTGGAGAAGCCGGCGGAGGTGTTGACGGTGGGGCAGCAGATTGAGGCGAAGGTGTTGAAGGTGGAGGCGGCGGGGAAGAGGATCTCGCTGGGGATGAAGCAGTTGATGGCGCACCCGTGGGACGCGGTGGCGGGGAAGTATGTCGCGGGAGAACGGGTGCGGGGCGCGGTGACTCGGGTGACGGACTTTGGCGCGTTTGTGGAGCTGGAGCCGGGCGTTGAGGGGATGGTGCATGTCTCGGAGATGTCGTGGGTGAAGAAGGTGAGGAAGCCCGGTGATCTGGTGAAGCCGGGGGATGTGGTTGAGGTGATGATTCTTGGCGTGAGTGCGGCGGAGAGGCGGATGTCGCTGGGGCTGAAGCAGACGCTGGGCGATCCTTGGGTGGATGCGGCGGAGAAGTTTGTGGTGGGCTCGCAGGTGGAGGGGCCGGTGGTGAGCTTTACGAAGTTCGGTGCGTTTGTGCAGCTGACGGAGGGTGTGGAGGGGATGATTCACGTCAGCGAGATCAGCGCGGAGAAGAGGATTGAACGGCCGCAGGATGTGCTGCGCGTTGGGCAGGTGGTGAAGGCGAAGCTGCTCGATTTCGACAGGGAGAAACGGCAGATCAAGCTGAGTATGAAGCAGCTGGTGCCGACGGGGCTGGATGAGTACATCGCCGAGCATGCGCAGGGCGATGTGGTGACGGGGCGGCTGATTGAGGTCTCGGGGGATCACGGGACCGTGGAGCTCGGCGAGGGAATTCGATCACGGGCGCGGCTGGTTGCGGAGGCTGCGGTGAAGGAGGAGGCGAAGTCGACGGGGGCGGATCTGTCGTCGATTAGCTCGATGCTGGCGGCGCGATGGAAGAATGGGCCGAGTGCGGCAGAGGCAAAGGCGGAGCCGGTTCGCGCGGGGCAGGTTCGGAGCTTTCGGATCACGCTGCTGGATCGCGAGATGAAGAAGGTGGAAGTTCAGCTGGTCTGA